A part of Streptomyces sp. NBC_01451 genomic DNA contains:
- a CDS encoding HAD domain-containing protein: MTNPSPFPSPPPAPRPLLFLDVDGPLIPFGGTPEQYPDGYPTYRPARRPRVPASGANPLLPRIDPALGPRLAALACELMWATTWMDEANECVAPWLGLPALPVVNWPEPGPQDVPGVHWKTRPLVESAGGRAFVWLDDEVTDADRRWVAEHHPGRALLHRVDPHHGLRDADFAVVEDWLQP, encoded by the coding sequence ATGACGAACCCTTCTCCGTTCCCTTCCCCTCCTCCCGCCCCGCGCCCTCTCCTCTTCCTGGACGTCGACGGGCCGCTGATCCCGTTCGGCGGCACACCGGAGCAGTATCCGGACGGTTACCCGACGTACCGGCCCGCCCGGCGACCGCGCGTTCCGGCATCCGGGGCTAACCCCTTGCTGCCCCGGATCGACCCCGCCCTCGGGCCTCGACTGGCCGCGCTGGCCTGCGAGTTGATGTGGGCCACGACGTGGATGGACGAGGCGAACGAGTGTGTCGCCCCGTGGCTGGGTCTGCCCGCCCTACCGGTGGTGAACTGGCCGGAGCCGGGCCCGCAAGACGTGCCCGGGGTGCACTGGAAGACCCGCCCGCTCGTCGAGTCGGCAGGCGGGCGGGCCTTCGTCTGGCTCGATGACGAGGTGACCGACGCCGACCGTCGGTGGGTGGCCGAACACCACCCGGGCCGGGCCCTGTTGCACCGGGTCGACCCTCATCACGGGCTGCGGGACGCGGACTTCGCGGTCGTCGAGGATTGGCTCCAGCCGTAG
- a CDS encoding HelD family protein, protein MTPPDSPLHDSLRRERAHHDACRAALAAMIDGAREQVVTGVDVSASGADAEVLGYQLRSKAKELGELPEGPLFFGRLDFGSGERGGEHRGAGYHIGRLRISEHPTRPPLVVDWRAPVSRAFYQASARDPQGVAVRRRFGWAPGSRGDSADLTGLEDEHLDGGPDEYLTEVGPGEGELAGGAGGVGGLVAREIARPRVGPMRDIAATIQPEQDDLVRAGLGVSVCVQGAPGTGKTAVGLHRAAYLLYTHPQRVQRGGLLILGPNRTFLSYISEVLPALGETGVRQSTVTDEIAGPGRPVRAEDDERAAVVKHDARMAEVLRRALYARVARDGHANSLDPVGPFDFLEVPDDSYRWRVPAAELARIVAGVRAEEPPYAVGRERVRTRVVGRIQREAERRAGPQSNGWVRRIERARAVGAYVEAVWPRVRPEEVVAELLGDAGVLARAAEGVLGEDEQRAVRWARPPRSWKSARWSAADLVLLDEVAGLIEHPEGYGHVVIDEAQDLSPMECRAIARRVPYGSLTVLGDLAQGTTPWAARAWGPLLGHLGKPDATVIPLTTGFRVPRTVVAFANRLLARLDVPVPPARSLRGDGELRVVETTDIPGEVVAAVRRALAGEGSVGVVTADGEVTGVRETLGAAGVAVNGGRVAVMSAKEVKGLEWDHVVVVEPAAIVEGEREDGVTGRGLNRLYVVLTRAVSRLEVVHGRALPF, encoded by the coding sequence ATGACGCCACCCGACTCCCCGCTCCATGACTCCCTGCGTCGCGAACGCGCCCACCACGACGCCTGCCGCGCCGCCCTCGCCGCGATGATCGACGGCGCCCGGGAGCAGGTCGTCACCGGCGTGGACGTCTCCGCCTCCGGCGCGGACGCGGAGGTGCTCGGGTACCAGTTGCGCAGCAAGGCGAAGGAACTGGGCGAGCTGCCCGAAGGGCCTCTGTTCTTCGGCCGGTTGGACTTCGGCAGCGGTGAACGGGGTGGCGAGCACCGCGGGGCCGGCTATCACATCGGGCGTCTGCGGATCAGCGAGCACCCGACCCGCCCGCCGCTCGTCGTGGACTGGCGGGCCCCCGTCTCCCGGGCCTTCTACCAGGCGAGCGCCCGCGATCCACAGGGTGTGGCCGTACGCCGCCGGTTCGGCTGGGCGCCCGGCAGCAGGGGCGACTCCGCCGACCTGACCGGCCTGGAGGACGAGCACCTGGACGGGGGCCCGGACGAGTACCTGACGGAAGTCGGTCCGGGGGAGGGGGAGTTGGCGGGCGGTGCGGGTGGCGTGGGCGGGCTGGTCGCCCGGGAGATCGCGCGGCCCCGGGTCGGGCCCATGCGGGACATCGCCGCGACGATCCAGCCCGAGCAGGACGACCTCGTACGGGCGGGCCTCGGCGTGTCCGTGTGCGTGCAGGGCGCCCCCGGCACCGGCAAGACGGCAGTCGGCCTGCACCGGGCCGCCTACCTCCTCTACACGCACCCCCAACGCGTCCAGCGCGGCGGCCTGTTGATCCTCGGCCCCAACCGCACGTTCCTCTCGTACATCTCGGAGGTACTGCCCGCCCTCGGCGAGACGGGCGTACGGCAGTCGACGGTCACGGACGAGATCGCGGGCCCGGGCCGTCCGGTGCGGGCGGAGGACGACGAGCGGGCCGCCGTCGTGAAGCACGACGCGCGGATGGCGGAGGTGCTGCGCCGGGCGCTGTACGCCCGCGTGGCGAGGGACGGACACGCCAACTCCCTTGACCCCGTTGGCCCCTTCGACTTCCTTGAGGTGCCGGACGATTCGTACCGCTGGCGGGTCCCGGCGGCGGAGCTGGCGCGGATCGTGGCGGGCGTACGGGCCGAGGAACCGCCGTACGCCGTGGGGCGCGAGCGCGTACGGACCCGGGTCGTCGGCCGTATCCAGCGGGAGGCGGAACGGCGGGCGGGGCCGCAGTCGAACGGCTGGGTACGTCGGATCGAGCGGGCGCGAGCGGTCGGGGCGTACGTGGAGGCGGTGTGGCCGAGGGTGCGTCCGGAGGAAGTGGTCGCCGAACTCCTGGGAGATGCGGGGGTGTTGGCGCGGGCGGCCGAGGGAGTGCTGGGGGAGGACGAGCAGCGGGCGGTGCGGTGGGCGCGTCCGCCGAGGTCGTGGAAGTCGGCGCGCTGGTCGGCCGCCGACCTGGTCCTCCTCGACGAGGTCGCCGGCCTGATCGAACACCCCGAGGGCTACGGCCATGTCGTGATCGACGAGGCCCAGGACCTCTCCCCGATGGAGTGCCGGGCGATCGCCCGCCGGGTGCCCTACGGCTCGCTGACAGTCCTGGGCGACCTGGCCCAGGGCACCACGCCGTGGGCGGCACGGGCATGGGGTCCCTTGCTGGGCCACCTGGGCAAACCGGACGCCACGGTGATCCCGCTGACCACCGGGTTCCGGGTACCGCGGACGGTGGTCGCCTTCGCCAACCGGCTGCTGGCCCGCCTGGACGTACCGGTGCCACCGGCCCGATCCCTGCGCGGCGACGGGGAGTTGAGGGTCGTGGAGACGACCGACATCCCGGGCGAGGTGGTGGCCGCGGTGCGCCGGGCGCTCGCTGGGGAGGGGTCGGTGGGGGTCGTGACGGCGGACGGCGAGGTGACCGGGGTGCGGGAGACGCTGGGCGCGGCGGGAGTGGCGGTGAACGGGGGCAGGGTCGCGGTGATGTCGGCGAAGGAGGTGAAGGGGCTGGAGTGGGACCACGTGGTCGTGGTGGAACCGGCGGCGATCGTGGAGGGGGAGCGGGAGGACGGGGTGACCGGGCGGGGACTGAACCGGCTGTACGTGGTGCTGACACGGGCGGTGTCACGGCTGGAGGTCGTGCACGGGCGGGCGTTGCCGTTCTGA
- a CDS encoding TetR family transcriptional regulator, producing the protein MAEIGLRERKKRQTYQNVSDIAIGLFLEKGFDAVSVAEIAAMAGISKPTLFRYFPAKEDLVLHRFADHEDEAARVVRAARADTGAGAGAGVSPVDALRRHFLDGLSREDPVTGLNDAPGVLAFHGLLYGTPSLVARAYEYQQRSEAALAAALGGTLTARLAAGQIIAVQRILAQENWRRIAAGESVEAVRGDAIAAAEGAFGQLEAGLVPWLRSEGPGAGVGAGVGRAGARNTTG; encoded by the coding sequence ATGGCTGAGATCGGGCTGCGTGAGCGCAAGAAGCGGCAGACGTACCAGAACGTGTCCGACATCGCGATCGGGCTCTTCCTGGAGAAGGGCTTCGACGCGGTCTCCGTCGCGGAGATCGCCGCCATGGCCGGGATCTCCAAGCCGACCCTGTTCCGGTACTTCCCGGCCAAGGAGGACCTCGTCCTGCACCGCTTCGCGGACCACGAGGACGAGGCGGCGCGGGTGGTGCGGGCGGCCCGTGCGGATACGGGTGCTGGTGCGGGGGCCGGGGTGTCGCCGGTCGATGCGCTGCGGCGCCATTTCCTCGACGGGCTGAGCCGCGAGGACCCGGTCACCGGCCTCAACGACGCCCCTGGGGTGCTCGCCTTCCACGGTCTGCTCTACGGCACCCCGTCGCTGGTCGCGCGGGCGTACGAGTACCAGCAGCGCTCGGAGGCCGCACTCGCAGCGGCCCTGGGCGGCACCCTGACGGCCCGGCTCGCGGCCGGTCAGATCATCGCCGTACAGCGGATCCTGGCTCAGGAGAACTGGCGGCGGATCGCGGCGGGGGAGAGCGTGGAGGCGGTACGGGGGGACGCGATCGCGGCTGCGGAGGGGGCGTTCGGGCAGCTGGAGGCGGGGCTGGTGCCGTGGCTCCGGTCGGAGGGGCCGGGGGCTGGAGTGGGAGCGGGAGTGGGACGGGCGGGTGCAAGGAACACGACCGGGTAA
- a CDS encoding phosphotransferase family protein: MSTPLAPHPTVYGQFVDLACEEGELLEGHHNSNYVLALTPELAQVLRCQAGRPVMVRIPRHDLPVVAVKTWPDEEARILDAIRSTVPGVPRCLAEVFGKSGLFDFVPGRPLSGTSPRGTPVDREVIAAMVGIQASLTSVPLEKLPPLPAGWPSGDDSRAFLRHLIHRADRVVRLANNKAYGPLFRALGIPDDGLRRMVGRVPRMTGRPYRFLHGDLHRANVIVTPDEPPRLIPVDWELATYGDPLHDLAIHLVRMGYSEAQVEEATEAWAEAMRGVSPTSVRGLYEDLPQYIAFERAQSVYPDVIRAAYALEQSPDAGQLVKSVRSVHRALTVAAAPLALRDVPDEGEIEEVLVRWTFFRLGAPVASGRETEPVHWKPGRDHPHLPDFTDAQVADALLAERSAAARNARTGMSDVNPVVRVRGRRDPVLVRRPARTPSPRRETGQHAEHVVLQLIETTRVAVAAPRVLAMGDDADPAGPFLIHTYVGQGDGGTPPRRPLSGLRLYEADELVDQLCALTAVDYFALDPTATAGVFYERMTERLVRLADALPDESRRLAERCGLPGPDRLHRILSRYRVSPRTPTLLHGDLRLWNLVRLNEERFSLALVDWERAMVGDPLYDLVRHFHLARPRPVVRHRMLRRWELTLPAHYTRDWRRDRRTYQRLEMVRSAYVDLDRLAGRTDLEASDTARAVASVQATVAAALNALNLEPGPIL; encoded by the coding sequence TTGAGCACACCCCTTGCCCCGCACCCCACCGTGTACGGCCAGTTCGTCGACCTGGCGTGCGAAGAGGGGGAGTTGCTCGAAGGGCACCACAACTCGAACTACGTACTCGCACTCACTCCTGAATTGGCGCAGGTCCTCCGCTGCCAGGCGGGCAGGCCGGTCATGGTCCGGATACCCCGCCACGATCTGCCGGTCGTGGCGGTGAAGACCTGGCCGGACGAGGAGGCGAGGATCCTGGACGCGATCAGGAGCACCGTGCCGGGCGTGCCGCGCTGCCTGGCGGAGGTCTTCGGGAAGTCCGGGCTGTTCGACTTCGTGCCCGGCCGGCCGCTGTCCGGCACCTCCCCCCGAGGGACCCCCGTCGACCGTGAGGTGATCGCGGCGATGGTCGGCATCCAGGCAAGCCTGACGTCGGTGCCCCTCGAAAAGCTGCCCCCGCTGCCGGCGGGCTGGCCGTCGGGCGACGACAGCCGGGCCTTCCTGCGGCACCTGATCCATCGTGCGGACCGGGTCGTCCGGCTGGCCAACAACAAGGCCTACGGCCCGCTGTTCCGGGCCCTGGGAATCCCCGACGACGGCCTGCGCAGAATGGTCGGCCGGGTACCGCGGATGACCGGTCGGCCGTACCGCTTCCTGCACGGTGACCTGCACCGGGCCAACGTGATCGTCACCCCCGACGAGCCGCCGCGGCTGATCCCCGTCGACTGGGAACTCGCCACCTACGGCGACCCGTTGCACGACCTCGCCATCCATCTCGTACGCATGGGCTACTCCGAGGCGCAGGTCGAGGAGGCGACCGAGGCCTGGGCGGAGGCGATGCGCGGGGTGAGCCCGACCTCGGTGCGCGGGCTGTACGAGGACCTGCCCCAGTACATCGCCTTCGAGCGGGCCCAGTCCGTCTACCCCGACGTGATCCGCGCGGCGTACGCCCTGGAACAGTCGCCCGACGCCGGGCAGTTGGTGAAGTCCGTGCGGAGCGTGCACCGGGCGCTGACGGTCGCCGCGGCGCCGCTCGCCCTGCGGGACGTCCCGGACGAGGGGGAGATCGAGGAGGTGCTGGTCCGCTGGACGTTCTTCCGGCTCGGCGCACCGGTCGCCAGTGGGCGGGAGACGGAACCCGTCCACTGGAAGCCGGGCCGCGACCACCCTCACCTGCCCGATTTCACCGACGCCCAGGTCGCCGACGCGCTTCTCGCGGAGCGCTCGGCGGCTGCCCGCAACGCGCGCACGGGCATGTCGGACGTGAACCCGGTGGTGCGGGTGCGGGGCCGGCGCGACCCGGTCCTCGTACGCCGCCCCGCCAGGACGCCTTCTCCCCGGCGCGAAACGGGTCAGCACGCCGAGCACGTCGTACTCCAGCTCATCGAGACCACGCGCGTGGCGGTGGCGGCGCCGCGTGTGCTGGCCATGGGCGACGACGCCGACCCGGCGGGCCCCTTCCTCATCCACACGTACGTCGGTCAGGGCGACGGCGGCACACCGCCCCGGCGCCCGCTGTCCGGCCTTCGGCTGTACGAGGCCGACGAACTGGTCGACCAGCTCTGCGCCCTCACCGCGGTCGACTACTTCGCCCTCGACCCGACGGCCACCGCCGGAGTCTTCTACGAGCGGATGACGGAACGGCTCGTCCGGCTGGCCGACGCACTGCCCGACGAGTCGCGCCGCCTCGCCGAGCGGTGCGGCCTGCCCGGCCCCGACCGCCTCCACCGGATCCTGTCCCGCTACCGGGTCAGCCCGCGCACCCCCACGCTCCTCCACGGTGACCTGCGCCTCTGGAACCTCGTACGCCTGAACGAGGAAAGGTTCTCGCTGGCTCTCGTCGACTGGGAGCGCGCGATGGTGGGCGACCCCCTGTACGACCTGGTCCGCCACTTCCATCTCGCCCGCCCCCGCCCCGTCGTGCGGCACCGCATGCTGCGCCGCTGGGAGCTGACCCTGCCGGCGCACTACACCCGCGACTGGCGGCGCGACCGGCGCACGTACCAACGACTGGAGATGGTCCGCTCCGCGTACGTCGACCTCGACCGGCTGGCCGGCCGCACCGACCTGGAGGCATCCGACACGGCCCGGGCGGTGGCGTCGGTCCAGGCGACCGTGGCCGCCGCGCTGAACGCGTTGAACCTGGAGCCGGGACCGATCCTGTAA
- a CDS encoding phosphotransferase family protein has product MRGKVREPRGNLLWFDRRCFFSEEQLLADLQGRVDGIPELIPAGDMRLQRFIEGRTLAARHRSGQKVPGEVVDQVLRLFGQMLAISADTLDTERRCEIADRATDPNSSEFLERLIAFAEERVYRRNLADFQSLFEALGVDADSFKTLRKNVSDLTERPFCLLHADLHRENFVLDRAGRLWTIDWELAMFGDPLYDLATHLYLMRYPEKQRDSLAERWSSLAEDVRPGSAKNWESDLPKILDFKRAQSVFTDVIRATQILGSGARFNWPQLYREASKVHGALLGGAEPLGLMGVPTLRYVMTSLVRWHRERRDRDRSSGQGNDHRDAEIAFP; this is encoded by the coding sequence GTGCGCGGCAAGGTCCGCGAGCCGCGCGGCAACCTGCTCTGGTTCGACCGGCGTTGCTTCTTCTCGGAGGAGCAGCTCCTGGCGGACCTCCAGGGGCGCGTCGACGGCATTCCCGAGCTCATCCCGGCCGGGGACATGCGGTTGCAGCGGTTCATCGAGGGGCGGACGCTGGCCGCGCGCCACCGATCGGGCCAGAAGGTCCCCGGCGAGGTGGTCGACCAGGTCCTCAGGCTCTTCGGGCAGATGCTCGCCATCTCGGCGGACACCCTCGACACGGAACGCCGGTGCGAGATCGCGGACCGGGCCACCGACCCCAACAGCTCGGAATTCCTGGAACGGCTCATCGCCTTCGCCGAGGAGCGCGTCTACCGGCGGAACCTGGCGGACTTCCAGTCGCTCTTCGAGGCCCTCGGTGTCGACGCGGACTCTTTCAAGACGCTCAGAAAGAACGTTTCTGACCTGACCGAACGTCCCTTTTGTCTGCTCCATGCCGACCTGCACCGGGAGAACTTCGTCCTGGACCGTGCGGGCCGGCTCTGGACCATCGACTGGGAGCTGGCGATGTTCGGGGACCCGCTCTACGACCTGGCCACGCATCTCTACCTCATGCGCTATCCGGAAAAGCAGCGCGATTCCCTTGCCGAGCGCTGGAGTTCGCTCGCGGAGGACGTCAGGCCGGGCAGTGCGAAGAACTGGGAGAGCGATCTCCCGAAAATCCTGGATTTCAAGCGCGCGCAATCGGTTTTCACCGACGTGATCCGCGCCACTCAGATTCTCGGTTCCGGTGCCAGGTTCAACTGGCCGCAGCTTTATCGCGAGGCCTCGAAGGTGCACGGGGCTCTGCTGGGCGGAGCGGAGCCTCTGGGGCTTATGGGTGTACCAACTCTTCGGTATGTCATGACATCCCTGGTGCGGTGGCATCGCGAGCGACGGGACCGGGATCGGAGCAGTGGACAGGGAAATGATCACCGGGATGCGGAAATCGCTTTCCCCTAA
- a CDS encoding HAD family hydrolase produces MSGAPGDPRAQDPHRLRALLRDIQAVLIDFDGPVCDLFGPTSTAHIADEVKAHAEQAWPGTELDPAVRDCADSHGILHELAAMADRHAPALDGPLDWADGIVEKYEYSAVRSALSSARETPGASDLVEALHARGRPLAIVSNNAEGPVREYLRHVGLLSRFEAICGRDPHDPRLMKPHPDSLRRALRLLGDPIPGHVLLIGDQLTDLTAAAEAGVRFLGFTPYDDRAREMLRRGADFVVASHAPVVEAVEESPVSATGGGQSSEMNSQTESNHDCMLSTNTDPSDSAPPES; encoded by the coding sequence ATGAGTGGCGCCCCCGGTGACCCCCGCGCCCAGGACCCGCACCGTCTGCGCGCCCTGTTGCGCGACATACAAGCGGTGTTGATCGACTTCGACGGCCCCGTCTGTGACCTGTTCGGCCCCACCTCCACGGCGCACATCGCCGACGAGGTCAAGGCACATGCGGAACAGGCTTGGCCAGGCACCGAGTTGGACCCGGCCGTCCGCGACTGCGCCGACTCGCACGGCATCCTCCACGAGCTCGCCGCCATGGCCGACCGGCACGCGCCCGCCCTCGACGGGCCCCTCGACTGGGCGGACGGGATCGTGGAGAAGTACGAGTACTCCGCGGTGCGTTCGGCTCTGAGTTCGGCCCGGGAGACCCCCGGCGCGAGCGACCTCGTCGAAGCGCTGCACGCCCGCGGCAGGCCCCTGGCGATCGTGAGCAACAACGCGGAGGGTCCCGTACGGGAATACCTGCGACATGTCGGTCTGCTCAGTCGGTTCGAGGCGATCTGCGGACGCGATCCGCACGATCCCCGGCTGATGAAACCCCATCCGGATTCGCTCCGCCGCGCGTTACGCCTTCTCGGCGATCCGATACCCGGTCATGTCCTGCTCATCGGTGACCAGTTGACGGATCTGACGGCGGCGGCCGAAGCGGGCGTACGTTTCCTGGGATTCACCCCGTACGACGACCGGGCGCGCGAAATGCTGCGCCGGGGAGCGGATTTCGTGGTCGCCTCGCACGCACCGGTGGTCGAGGCGGTCGAGGAATCGCCCGTTTCCGCGACCGGGGGCGGTCAGTCCTCCGAGATGAATTCCCAGACCGAGTCGAACCACGACTGCATGCTGTCCACGAACACCGACCCCTCGGATTCCGCACCACCGGAATCCTGA
- a CDS encoding winged helix-turn-helix domain-containing protein: MGEQQDNQRGTEGGGREFERILAELILRMSGDEATAAVYPLGTLLPPQRELAHEFGVSRDTVQRVLRVLTDRHLIESRQGSGSRVIAVPEPAPAPRTAGAQQGSGGRPGGAVRLARPGRTSLAPHIREAFTKPEVTLDVFTLTSESLQGHIWLQAERIRTGEIAAPRSITLRMLLPTDDLPLPYPRAIADPADTRPVDRLRAITSRHATSLRHVLGMLRAEGLVENVEVAIRRVPIVPAFKLYLLNGTDALLGMYEVVERPIVLEDETKPLAAIDVIGIGASLMHGVRGAEGQDSGGAESEGSVFVDSMQSWFDSVWEFISED, encoded by the coding sequence GTGGGTGAGCAACAGGACAACCAGCGTGGCACCGAGGGCGGCGGCAGGGAGTTCGAGCGGATCCTCGCCGAACTGATCCTCCGGATGTCCGGTGACGAGGCGACGGCCGCGGTCTATCCGCTGGGGACGCTGCTGCCGCCCCAGCGTGAACTCGCCCACGAGTTCGGGGTGTCCAGGGACACCGTCCAGCGGGTGCTGCGCGTGCTCACCGACCGGCATCTGATCGAGTCCCGGCAGGGCAGCGGCTCCCGGGTGATCGCCGTACCGGAGCCCGCGCCCGCGCCGCGTACGGCCGGCGCCCAGCAGGGAAGTGGCGGCCGGCCGGGCGGCGCGGTGCGGCTCGCCCGTCCCGGGCGCACGTCCCTGGCGCCGCACATCCGCGAGGCGTTCACGAAGCCCGAAGTCACCCTGGACGTCTTCACGTTGACGTCCGAGTCGCTCCAGGGGCACATCTGGCTCCAGGCGGAACGGATCAGGACCGGGGAGATCGCCGCCCCGCGCAGCATCACCCTGCGCATGCTGCTGCCCACCGACGATCTGCCGCTGCCCTATCCGCGGGCCATCGCCGACCCGGCCGACACCCGCCCCGTGGACCGGCTCCGGGCCATCACCAGCCGGCACGCGACCTCGCTGCGGCATGTGCTGGGCATGCTGCGGGCGGAAGGGCTGGTGGAAAACGTCGAGGTGGCGATCAGGCGGGTGCCGATCGTTCCGGCGTTCAAGCTCTATCTGCTCAACGGCACGGACGCGCTGCTCGGAATGTACGAGGTGGTCGAGCGTCCCATCGTGCTGGAGGACGAGACGAAACCGCTTGCCGCGATCGACGTCATCGGGATCGGCGCCAGTCTTATGCACGGTGTGCGGGGTGCGGAGGGTCAGGATTCCGGTGGTGCGGAATCCGAGGGGTCGGTGTTCGTGGACAGCATGCAGTCGTGGTTCGACTCGGTCTGGGAATTCATCTCGGAGGACTGA
- a CDS encoding HAD family hydrolase produces the protein MASDTENETGKLRDLIARARVVLWDFDGPICSLFSGHSAEKVATELVEWLEGRGLHGLVTEGERESLDPHLVLRAVDARHPGSDLVAELEERLTQEELRAASSAMPTAYADPLIRTWTAVGSRLAIATNNSPLVVREYLASRGLNSCFAPHVYGRTRELSLLKPDPHCLNRALNAMGAAPASALMIGDTPSDFLAAQEAGVPFLGYARHEDKEKLLRDAGAETVVGSLEPVLRVLRTVRDPGSGPQA, from the coding sequence GTGGCATCGGACACCGAGAACGAGACCGGAAAACTGCGGGACCTGATCGCCCGGGCGCGCGTCGTGCTCTGGGACTTCGACGGGCCGATCTGCAGCCTGTTCTCCGGGCACTCGGCGGAGAAAGTGGCCACGGAGCTGGTGGAGTGGCTGGAGGGGCGCGGCCTGCACGGTCTCGTCACCGAGGGGGAGCGGGAGAGCCTGGACCCGCATCTCGTGCTGCGCGCCGTCGACGCCCGGCACCCGGGCAGCGACCTGGTCGCGGAACTGGAGGAGCGTCTCACGCAGGAGGAACTGCGCGCCGCGTCCTCGGCGATGCCGACCGCTTACGCCGACCCCCTGATACGCACCTGGACGGCCGTGGGTTCCCGGCTTGCCATCGCGACGAACAACTCCCCACTCGTGGTCCGCGAGTACCTGGCGAGCCGTGGTCTGAACTCGTGCTTCGCCCCGCACGTCTACGGCCGCACGCGGGAACTCAGCCTCCTCAAGCCCGACCCCCACTGTCTCAACCGCGCGTTGAACGCGATGGGGGCGGCGCCGGCGTCAGCGCTCATGATCGGCGACACCCCCTCGGACTTCCTCGCCGCCCAGGAGGCCGGTGTTCCGTTCCTCGGCTACGCGCGTCACGAGGACAAGGAGAAGCTGCTCCGTGACGCGGGCGCCGAGACGGTCGTGGGTTCGCTGGAACCCGTACTGAGAGTGCTGCGCACGGTCAGAGATCCTGGTTCAGGGCCTCAGGCCTGA
- a CDS encoding FadR/GntR family transcriptional regulator encodes MAVTQENVAVNGSRRQTPQEIATALRDRIRTGDLQPGDRLPTQADLAEEFGVERGAVREALRILHAEQLLTNVSKGSPPRVAAVPPSRVGPQPTMVGLAPRLTEAFSAPHVSIDAACLTAETLMLAVGEPVRLIHEGRIRPESIDVRILLPSRDITLAFPVPVDDSGDAAEAPVHQRWLAQRNAQGHVLRHNLLALRSSHGIDVRVTFRALPFTPPVKLYLLNGTEALIAYYMIARREEPMESGTLDMYDTLGTESLLFSFEKGAGERDTAFVEQSQKWFDALWETITTDLTLS; translated from the coding sequence TTGGCTGTGACTCAGGAGAACGTGGCAGTGAACGGCAGCAGACGACAGACGCCCCAGGAGATCGCCACCGCCCTGCGTGACCGCATCCGCACCGGCGATCTGCAACCTGGCGACCGCCTGCCCACTCAGGCCGACCTGGCCGAGGAGTTCGGCGTCGAGCGGGGTGCAGTACGCGAGGCGCTGCGCATCCTGCACGCCGAGCAACTACTCACCAACGTCAGCAAGGGCAGCCCGCCGCGCGTCGCCGCGGTGCCCCCCTCCCGGGTGGGGCCCCAGCCGACGATGGTGGGGCTGGCGCCGCGTCTGACGGAGGCGTTCTCGGCCCCGCACGTGAGTATCGACGCGGCCTGCCTCACCGCGGAGACCCTGATGCTGGCCGTCGGCGAACCCGTCCGGCTGATCCACGAGGGCCGTATCCGCCCCGAGTCGATCGACGTACGCATCCTGCTGCCGTCCCGGGACATCACGCTGGCCTTCCCGGTCCCCGTCGACGACAGCGGCGACGCCGCTGAGGCCCCGGTCCACCAGCGCTGGCTGGCCCAGCGCAACGCCCAGGGGCACGTACTCCGCCACAACCTGCTGGCCCTGCGCTCGTCGCACGGCATCGACGTACGGGTGACGTTCAGGGCGCTGCCGTTCACGCCGCCGGTGAAGCTGTACCTGCTCAACGGGACGGAGGCGCTGATCGCGTACTACATGATCGCCCGCCGCGAGGAGCCGATGGAGAGCGGGACGCTCGACATGTACGACACCCTGGGGACCGAGTCGCTCCTCTTCTCGTTCGAGAAGGGCGCCGGGGAACGGGACACCGCGTTCGTCGAGCAATCCCAGAAGTGGTTCGACGCCCTCTGGGAAACCATCACGACGGACCTGACACTCTCCTAG